Proteins found in one Canis aureus isolate CA01 chromosome 19, VMU_Caureus_v.1.0, whole genome shotgun sequence genomic segment:
- the LOC144289305 gene encoding olfactory receptor 10H2-like, which translates to MAATLGLNHSSVSEFILVGFSTFPPHLLPAFFLLFLLMYLFTLLGNLLIMATVWSERGLHTPMYLFLCALSISEILYTLAITPRLLADLLSTRRTIAFAACTSQMFFSFTFGFTHSFLLTVMGYDRYVAICHPLRYNVLMSPRGCTYLVAWSWAGGSIIGLVVATAVFHLTFCGPNEIHHFLCHVPPLLKLACGTDVPIVALGVGLVCITALLGCFLLILLSYAFIVAAILRIPSAEGRHKAFSTCASHLIVVIVHYGFASVIYLKPKGLHSQEGNTLMAITYTVLTPFLSPIIFSLRNKELKIAMKKTFLSKLYPSSI; encoded by the coding sequence ATGGCTGCCACCTTGGGCCTAAACCACAGCTCTGTGTCTGAATTCATCCTCGTGGGCTTCTCCACCTTCCCGCCCCAtctcctgcctgccttcttccTGCTGTTCCTGCTCATGTACCTGTTCACGCTGCTGGGGAACCTGCTCATCATGGCCACTGTCTGGAGCGAGCGCGGCCTGCACACGCCCATGTACCTCTTCCTGTGCGCCCTGTCCATCTCCGAGATCCTCTACACCTTGGCCATCACCCCGCGCCTGCTGGCTGACCTGCTTTCCACCCGCCGCACCATCGCCTTTGCAGCCTGTACCAGCCAGATGTTCTTCTCTTTCACGTTCGGCTTCACCCACTCCTTCCTGCTCACGGTCATGGGCTacgaccgctatgtggccatctgccaccCTCTGCGCTACAATGTGCTCATGAGCCCCCGTGGCTGCACCTACCTGGTGGCCTGGTCCTGGGCTGGTGGCTCGATCATAGGGCTGGTGGTGGCCACAGCTGTTTTCCACCTCACTTTCTGTGGACCCAATGAGATCCACCATTTTTTATGTCATGTGCCCCCTCTCTTGAAGCTGGCCTGTGGAACTGATGTACCAATAGTGGCCCTGGGCGTGGGGCTGGTGTGCATCACCGCCCTGCTGGGCtgctttctcctcatcctcctctcCTATGCCTTTATCGTGGCTGCCATCTTGAGGATCCCCTCTGCTGAGGGAAGGCACAAAGCCTTCTCCACCTGTGCGTCCCACCTTATAGTGGTCATTGTGCACTATGGCTTTGCCTCTGTTATCTACCTCAAGCCCAAGGGTCTGCACTCCCAGGAAGGCAACACCTTGATGGCCATCACCTATACGGTCCTCACGCCCTTCCTCAGCCCCATCATCTTCAGTCTCAGGAATAAGGAGCTGAAGATCGCCATGAAGAAGACCTTCCTCAGTAAACTCTATCCCTCCAGCATCTAA